From a single Cherax quadricarinatus isolate ZL_2023a chromosome 45, ASM3850222v1, whole genome shotgun sequence genomic region:
- the LOC138853983 gene encoding kynurenine/alpha-aminoadipate aminotransferase, mitochondrial-like: MDYGRFFSQVALRREPSAVSTLRDKAADEETPVILLSWGLPNPSLFPIQDATVTLKNGEKLIIGKELMVKALQYSSTKGFPPLVQQLQQLTEDLHQPPRMCERGVLVTIGSINALSMAGNMLLNPGDPIIVQEPLFGEIISALLPYGPKLIPAATDDEGIVPSLLRETLARCGDCPAKVMYVNPTGNNPTGVSMSEARLREIYDIACEYNIIILEDDPYYFINFVEDLPTSFLKLDTEGRVLRFDSFSKTVSAGIRLGYVTGPQPLIDIMTLDIMSSAGYASTLAQVVVSELLNKWGHQGYLNHVYSLREEYRKKRDVMQKAAEKHLAGIYFYHVLLQVLGLEDTQRLINEAASRVGVVAMPGCYFVVRREEPCPYIRVTYSVASPEEVDRAFYLLAEIIREEKLQSKKK; this comes from the exons ATGGATTACGGACGATTCTTCTCTCAGGTGGCCCTCCGTCGCGAACCCAGCGCTGTGTCAACGTTAA GAGACAAAGCCGCTGACGAGGAGACACCCGTAATTTTGCTGAGTTGGGGACTGCCAAacccttccctctttcctatccAGGATGCCACAGTCACCCTCAAAAACGGAGAGAAACTCATTATCGGCAAAGAACTCATGGTCAAGGCTCTTCAATACTCATCCACCAAAGG GTTCCCTCCGCTGgtgcagcagttgcagcagctgACTGAAGATCTTCACCAGCCTCCGagaatgtgtgagagaggggTTTTGGTGACGATAGGCAGTATCAATGCCCTCTCCATGGCTGGAAACATGTTGCTCAACCCAGGAGACCCCATCATTGTTCAGGAACCACTCTTCGGTGAGATAATAAGTGCG TTGCTTCCATATGGCCCTAAGCTCATACCCGCAGCTACTGATGATGAGGGCATTGTGCCCTCTCTCCTGCGTGAAACCCTGGCTAGGTGTGGTGACTGTCCAGCCAAG GTGATGTACGTGAACCCGACGGGGAACAACCCAACGGGAGTAAGTATGAGCGAGGCCAGACTTCGTGAGATCTACGACATCGCCTGTGAGTACAACATCATCATCCTCGAGGACGACCCTTACTACTTTATAAACTTCgtagag GATCTGCCGACAAGCTTCCTGAAGCTGGATACTGAAGGCCGCGTCCTGCGCTTCGACTCTTTTTCCAAGACTGTGAGCGCCGGAATACGGCTAGGATACGTTACAGGTCCTCAACCTCTGATTGATATTATGACATTGGATATTATGTCCTCTGCTGGGTACGCCTCTACCCTCGCTCAG GTGGTAGTAAGTGAGTTGCTGAATAAGTGGGGCCACCAGGGATACCTGAATCACGTGTACAGCTTACGTGAAGAGTACCGCAAAAAGCGTGATGTTATGCAGAAGGCTGCGGAAAAGCACCTCGCAG GAATATACTTTTACCATGTGCTGCTGCAGGTATTGGGGCTGGAGGACACACAGAGGCTGATAAATGAGGCGGCTTCCAGGGTTGGTGTGGTAGCGATGCCTGGCTGCTACTTTGTGGTCAGGAGGGAAGAACCTTGTCCCTATATCAGGGTTACCTACTCCGTCGCCTCCCCGGAAGAGGTGGACAGG